The following proteins are encoded in a genomic region of Bacteroidota bacterium:
- a CDS encoding NAD(P)H-dependent oxidoreductase, translating to MKKTNEKPRILAFAGSTRKGSFNKIILKYAVEGAKRAGAEVTVIDLKDYPMPLYDGDLEKEEGIPEKGKELFELMIHNHGFLIASPEYNSGVSGVLKNAIDWVSRPVPNFKPLAAFDGKVAAIISASPGALGGIRGLAALRAILSNIKVIVLPNQMAVPKVNDKVDETGILRDEKKQHALEAIGEHLTEILVKLNAN from the coding sequence TTGAAAAAAACGAACGAAAAGCCACGTATATTAGCTTTTGCGGGAAGCACGAGAAAGGGTTCATTTAATAAAATCATATTAAAATATGCGGTTGAAGGTGCAAAAAGGGCAGGAGCAGAAGTTACCGTTATTGATTTAAAAGATTATCCGATGCCTTTATATGATGGCGATTTGGAAAAGGAAGAGGGAATACCAGAGAAAGGGAAAGAACTTTTTGAACTAATGATTCATAACCATGGATTTTTAATTGCTTCGCCCGAATATAACAGCGGAGTTTCAGGAGTTCTTAAAAATGCAATTGACTGGGTTTCAAGGCCAGTTCCAAATTTTAAACCATTGGCGGCATTTGATGGAAAAGTTGCTGCAATAATAAGCGCTTCTCCTGGAGCATTGGGAGGCATAAGAGGACTTGCTGCGCTTCGTGCCATATTAAGTAATATTAAGGTAATTGTTCTTCCCAATCAAATGGCAGTTCCTAAAGTAAATGATAAGGTTGATGAAACCGGAATCCTGAGGGATGAAAAAAAACAGCATGCATTGGAAGCAATTGGGGAGCATTTAACAGAAATTCTAGTAAAACTGAATGCTAATTAA